Proteins encoded by one window of Vidua chalybeata isolate OUT-0048 chromosome 10, bVidCha1 merged haplotype, whole genome shotgun sequence:
- the P2RY1 gene encoding P2Y purinoceptor 1: MTEVLLSAALNGTEPNLLSSSGWSAGNVTTKCSLTKTGFQFYYLPTVYILVFITGFLGNSVAIWMFVFHMRPWSGISVYMFNLALADFLYVLTLPALIFYYFNKTDWIFGDVMCKLQRFIFHVNLYGSILFLTCISVHRYTGVVHPLKSLGRLKKKNAVYISSLVWVLVVAVISPILFYSGTGIRKNKTTTCYDTTADDYLRSYFIYSMCTTVLMFCIPFIVILGCYGLIVKALIYKDLDNSPLRRKSIYLVIIVLTVFAVSYLPFHVMKTLNLRARVDFQTPDMCAFNDKVYATYQVTRGLASLNSCVDPILYFLAGDTFRRRLSRATRKSSRRSEHNVQSKSEDMTLNILTEYKQNGDTSL, encoded by the coding sequence ATGACCGAAgtccttctctctgctgctctgaacgGAACTGAACCCAACCTGTTATCCAGCAGCGGCTGGTCTGCGGGAAACGTCACCACCAAGTGCTCCCTGACCAAAACCGGCTTCCAGTTCTATTACCTGCCCACCGTCTACATTCTGGTCTTCATCACTGGGTTTTTGGGCAACAGCGTGGCTATCTGGATGTTTGTCTTCCACATGAGGCCTTGGAGCGGCATCTCGGTTTACATGTTCAACTTGGCACTGGCCGATTTCTTGTACGTTTTGACTCTGCCCGCCCTCATCTTTTACTACTTCAACAAAACGGACTGGATCTTCGGAGATGTCATGTGCAAGCTGCAGAGGTTCATCTTCCACGTGAACCTGTACGGCAGTATCCTGTTCCTGACCTGCATAAGCGTGCACAGGTACACGGGAGTGGTGCACCCCTTGAAGTCGCTGGGGAGGCTGAAGAAGAAGAACGCGGTGTACATCAGCAGCCTGGTCTGGGTCCTCGTGGTGGCCGTGATTTCTCCAATACTCTTCTACTCGGGAACCgggataaggaaaaataaaaccacaacgTGCTACGACACAACGGCCGATGATTACCTGAGAAGTTACTTCATTTATAGCATGTGCACCACCGTGCTGATGTTCTGCATCCCCTTCATAGTGATTCTTGGTTGCTATGGGCTCATCGTGAAAGCTCTGATTTACAAGGATTTGGACAATTCTCCTCTCAGGAGAAAATCCATTTACCTGGTCATTATTGTGTTGACGGTCTTTGCAGTGTCTTACCTTCCCTTCCACGTGATGAAGACCTTAAATCTAAGGGCCAGGGTGGATTTTCAAACCCCAGATATGTGTGCCTTCAACGATAAGGTTTATGCCACTTACCAAGTGACGAGGGGCCTGGCCAGCCTCAACAGCTGCGTTGACCCCATCCTTTACTTCCTGGCAGGTGACACCTTCCGAAGGCGGCTTTCCAGGGCCACCAGGAAATCATCCAGAAGGAGCGAACACAATGTGCAGTCCAAAAGTGAGGACATGACTCTCAATATTTTAACAGAGTATAAACAGAACGGAGATACCAGTTTGTGA